The nucleotide window TGGATATAGTATTGTAATCCACATAAGCATGCCCGATTATCATAACTGAGTTAATATTTCTGTGTACCTGTTGTGGCTCTTGGCTTGACTTCTCCTCTCTATTTCCTCCCCAATCTCTCTTTTTCTGCCCTTTTTGTCAGTAGAAGCAATCTGTTTCAGAAATGTCGGAGGAGGATGAATATCGCTGTTTTATTGGTAACTTGTCCTGGTCGACTTCTGATCGAGGATTAAAAGACGCGTTTGAGAAGTTTGGCCATCTTGTTGATGCAAAGGTGAGGATGGTTTATTTTTTAGGTTGTTTTCCAATTGTTCAATTTGTCAGAGCATGgtttttcttttgcttctcttttcttcttcttctttgttgttttttctgTATTTCTGCTGGCTAATCATTTGTGTCAAGAGTCTGTTGTTCAGGATTTCACCCCATTGATTTGACTAGAATTGACCATTCTTACTTGTGAACTCCTTCCGTTTCAAGGAGGGATGAGGGTTTTGACCACTTTCATACTATCTCCCTTCTACGTGCCTGTTAATGTACCTATTTTGACCTCTTAGGGTGAACAATTCAAATCTTCTGAGTAATTTCTTACTCTAGCTAAGAGGAATTTTGcaaaagttgaatttttttcgtTAGTTTGTTGCGTTTTTCGTTGAGTAACTATAGTTGTAGTGTTTGAAGGAAGTTCGCTGAGCCTGAATTTTGGACTTGTCCAAATCAGTGTTAAAAACTCTCTACATACTTCTGTTGGTAAATAAGATCTTTTAACTTacccaaaaaagtaaaaataaaatcttactCTTGCGCTTTGAATGCTATAACATGCCTTTGTACTGATATCATTGTACTCCTCAGTTCTGACCTCACTCACAACTTCTAATGAGTAATGAAGGTAAATCAGTGTCTTCTTCCCATGGATGCACACATACATTGTCAAGGGATTATGTAAAAGGTTTTGGTCTTCTTGCTAGCCAATTTAAAGTTCTGCAATTCTGGAACTTTCATAGAGCTTTCTTTCAAAAGCCAGAATGAAAACCTTAAAATTCATAAGAAAGAAATAGTTAATTTAGGAAAATGTAGATTGTAGCTTAAGGTACTACATCAGACATGTATCAAATTTTAGTGTAGATGCAAGAACAAACGAGAATCTGAGTTCTTCTTGTCaaactttttttattcattagAAGTTTTCTGGTGTTATGAACTATGAAGTCTACTATGAGTGTTAAAATAGTAGTTGTCTACCActgtttcttctctttttcttattttgtttcccaCTTTCTCTTTTCCTTATCTGGATGCTAAATTGCAATGTTCCAATGCCTCAACTTTTTGGTGAAGGTTGTACTTGACAAGTTCTCTGGCCGATCTCGTGGATTTGGTTTTGTCACATTTGATGAGAAGAGAGCAATGGAAGATGCCATTGAAGCAATGAATGGAATGGACTTAGACGGCCGTGCTATTACTGTAGACAAAGCCCAGCCTCAGCAAGGTTCAGGTAGAGATTTTGATAGTGATCGACCCCGTGACCGTGACCGAGATCGGGGTCGTGACCGCGATCGTGATCGGGGTAGCCGTGATTATGGTGGTGGTCGGGGAtctggtggtggtggtggtggtggagattGCTATAATTGTGGTAAGCCAGGACACTTTGCCAGAGAATGCCCTAGTGAAGGGGGTAGAGGTGGTCGGTATGGTGGTGGAGGTGGACCTGACAGGAACGGAGATCGATATGGAAGCCGCAGCAGCAGAGATGGTGGTGGTCGTGAAGGAGGTGAACGTTTTAACCGTGATCGTTCTGGGCCATATGATCGTCGCAGTTCTGGAGGCTATCGAAGCTGATACTTTAAATTGTGGTaggtttttatattttttgagtttcGGATCTGATGTTCACAGTACTTACTTGGGAGCTGattaaattttgattctttCTGGTGCAGCCGAAGAGTCAAAAGTCCTACTAGCTGGATGCAGATGTTTTGGTGTATGTCTACTTGGTGCCTTGTTTCCCTGGCCTGTCAGCGGAATCATTTGAGCTCATGAAACGTGGCTGTTATAAACTACTGT belongs to Solanum stenotomum isolate F172 chromosome 1, ASM1918654v1, whole genome shotgun sequence and includes:
- the LOC125868783 gene encoding glycine-rich RNA-binding protein RZ1A-like, whose translation is MSEEDEYRCFIGNLSWSTSDRGLKDAFEKFGHLVDAKVVLDKFSGRSRGFGFVTFDEKRAMEDAIEAMNGMDLDGRAITVDKAQPQQGSGRDFDSDRPRDRDRDRGRDRDRDRGSRDYGGGRGSGGGGGGGDCYNCGKPGHFARECPSEGGRGGRYGGGGGPDRNGDRYGSRSSRDGGGREGGERFNRDRSGPYDRRSSGGYRS